From the genome of Mixophyes fleayi isolate aMixFle1 chromosome 2, aMixFle1.hap1, whole genome shotgun sequence, one region includes:
- the ADGRG7 gene encoding adhesion G-protein coupled receptor G7 codes for MACLKELLSYLFLTLACLISALTLACLILRVQHYTATVGFVLYQNDNLFPSEFNSKLRHSRRIISASISEGIYVNVEFSFNQQFDPSYSLIEYACVFWDYEQHEWNTKGCKKKFSNDITSLQCTCSHTTNFAVLMKFKENINYASLDTVSTIGCALSMLGLSITVIFLLYARFRTIRPVHAGPARNTKPISWILISLCTSMLVFYIIFITAMEISHESIMDTDNITSNNTENQLFFTDVEAVNDGVCTALAALQHYFLLTTFVLTAMLGAEFFILFIHVSPSLPGYFKKGALITGWGLPALIVAITIAATYPETNNYNRKEFCWLAAEDENKQIDPTKPMLWSFLLPVGIILMANICILVTVAVVSLWKKTDDLKSNKRNSFLKKMLATFSVATLLGVTWVFGYLMLLETDDTTHIIFSFIFCLCGSTQGLQIFLFYTLRDPVFLEKIAAGIRLFNSCKVYMHSQKYWVNRGQHNSKGQQENLGSFQTLLD; via the exons atggcttgtttaaaggaactgctgtcttATCTTTTCCTTACCTTGGCCTGTCTGATTtctgcattaacccttgcctgtctgatTCTCAGAGTGCAACACTACAC TGCAACAGTTGGATTTGTGCTGTACCAGAATGATAATTTATTTCCTTCTGAATTTAATAGTAAACTAAGACATAGTAGAAGAATAATCTCTGCCAGTATTTCTGAAGGAATATATGTTAATGTTGAATTTAGCTTCAATCAACAG TTTGATCCATCATATAGCCTGATTGAGTACGCATGTGTTTTCTGGGACTATGAACAGCATGAATGGAATACAAAAGGCTGCAAGAAAAAGTTCTCGAATGACATCACATCACTACAATGTACCTGCAGTCATACAACTAACTTTGCAGTTTTAATG AAATTCAAAGAAAACATTAATTATGCATCACTGGACACTGTGTCAACCATTGGCTGTGCCTTATCCATGCTTGGATTAAGCATCACAGTTATATTTTTACTGTATGCCAG GTTCCGCACCATTCGCCCTGTGCATGCTGGGCCGGCAAG AAAcacaaaacctatttcatggattCTGATAAGTCTCTGCACATCTATGCTGGTCTTCTACATAATCTTTATTACCGCAATGGAAATCTCACATGAGAGCATTATGGATACAGACAATATCACCAGCAATAATACAGAAAACCAGCTCTTTTTTACTGATGTGGAAGCAGTAAATGACGGGGTGTGTACAGCCCTGGCTGCTCTCCAGCACTACTTTCTCCTTACCACATTCGTATTGACAGCAATGTTGGGAGCTGagttttttatcctttttattcaCGTCTCTCCTTCCCTGCCAGGATACTTCAAGAAGGGTGCACTGATAACCGGGTGGG GACTTCCAGCATTAATTGTCGCTATAACCATCGCAGCAACATATCCAGAAACAAATAATTATAACCGAAAGGAATT TTGTTGGCTGGCTGCTGAAGATGAAAACAAGCAGATTGACCCCACAAAACCAATGCTGTGGTCTTTTCTCCTGCCAGTGGGGATAATCCTTATGGCAAATATTTGCATTCTGGTAACCGTTGCAGTGGTTTCACTTTGGAAAAAAACTGACGATTTAAAGAG caataaaagaaattcatttttaaagaaGATGTTGGCCACGTTCTCGGTTGCTACTTTGCTTGGAGTCACCTGGGTGTTTGGCTATTTGATGCTCTTAGAGACAGATGACACAACTCACATCATTTTTAGCTTTATATTTTGCCTATGTGGCTCCACTCAG GGTCTTCAAATCTTCCTATTCTACACGCTACGCGACCCTGTATTCCTGGAGAAGATAGCTGCTGGAATAAGATTGTTTAATTCATGCAAAGTATACATGCATTCACAGAAGTATTGGGTTAACAGGGGTCAACATAACAGCAAGGGACAGCAAGAAAATTTAGGCAGTTTTCAGACACTGCTGGATTAG